The following coding sequences are from one Streptomyces sp. NBC_01294 window:
- a CDS encoding LysR family transcriptional regulator, whose translation MIDPRRLRILRAVADHRTVTAAAAALYLTPSAVSQQLAALEQETGHALLTRSGRGVRLTAAGEILLGHAHEVLAQLERAEAELAAYAGGSAGEVTVAAFATGIAEVLAPAISRLALEHPGIRLRVRDAEGDQSLPLLLDGEADLALAVEYRGGPGADDARLSVLPLYAEPFDAVLPSGHPLADLPAVALADLSDSDWVGQYPGNPCHDVTLLACELAGFQPRFVHSSDDFRAVTALVGAGAGVALVPRSALRGIDLKEVQVRPVTGPAATRRVFAATRRGGETHPLIAPVLAALVREAERLPAH comes from the coding sequence GTGATCGACCCCCGCCGGCTGCGCATCCTGCGGGCCGTGGCGGACCACCGTACGGTGACCGCCGCGGCCGCAGCCCTGTACCTCACCCCCTCGGCCGTCTCCCAGCAGCTCGCGGCGCTGGAACAGGAGACGGGCCACGCGCTGCTCACGCGCAGCGGCCGCGGCGTCCGGCTCACCGCGGCCGGTGAGATCCTGCTCGGCCACGCCCACGAGGTGCTGGCGCAGCTGGAGCGCGCGGAGGCCGAACTCGCGGCGTACGCGGGCGGCTCGGCGGGCGAGGTCACCGTGGCCGCCTTCGCGACGGGGATCGCCGAGGTACTGGCCCCGGCCATCTCCCGCCTCGCGCTGGAGCACCCGGGGATCCGGCTGCGGGTCCGGGACGCGGAGGGCGACCAGAGCCTGCCCCTGCTGCTGGACGGCGAGGCGGACCTCGCGCTGGCGGTCGAGTACCGGGGCGGCCCGGGCGCCGACGACGCACGGCTCTCCGTCCTCCCGCTGTACGCGGAACCCTTCGACGCGGTCCTGCCCTCGGGACACCCGCTCGCCGACCTGCCCGCCGTGGCGCTCGCGGACCTCTCCGACTCGGACTGGGTGGGCCAGTACCCCGGCAACCCGTGCCACGACGTCACGCTGCTCGCCTGCGAACTGGCCGGCTTCCAGCCCCGGTTCGTGCACTCCTCCGACGACTTCCGCGCCGTGACGGCGCTGGTGGGCGCGGGGGCCGGAGTGGCCCTCGTACCGCGCTCGGCGCTGCGCGGCATCGACCTCAAGGAGGTCCAGGTCCGCCCCGTGACCGGCCCGGCCGCCACCCGCCGGGTCTTCGCCGCCACCCGCCGGGGCGGCGAGACCCACCCGCTGATCGCGCCCGTCCTGGCCGCCCTGGTCCGTGAGGCGGAGCGGCTCCCGGCGCACTGA
- a CDS encoding S41 family peptidase: MTRGEPQEPDPDHGDIMGRVTAETPPEYLSQTAEPVREHLAAATQLETFLQGAGTLSLEQRMLLVDQALVLLEQNYVHLPLKVAMHAVNPVQRLRLIRRQLEQQTAATMPPEWIFHAEMSKVFHSVRDLHTNYQLPAPFAGKIAFLPFRVEETTDGPRPRFLVTRITQGFSAPGFAPGVEITHWSGIPIEQAVELNAARFAGSNVAARRSRGVQSLTVRSLSAHLPPFEEWVTVSYQGTDGTARELRENWQIVNNLPPMAGPVGEAALVMGMDYEADEISRANVMLFAPHVVEQQQAVDSGQAPDSAAGEVASTMPQVFTARTVQTPSGTFGHVRIHTFSVDSADAFVQEFVRLIGLLPKNGLIVDVRDNGGGLVWASELTLQTLTPRPITPEPFQFVNTPLNLRICRSSRSLSPWVPSMEQAVETGATFSAGIPLTPEARANEIGQQYFGPVVLITNARCYSATDIFAAGFQDHGIGTVLGTDDNTGAGGANVWGQGLFLTDFPVAASPYRPLPNGAGMRVSIRRSLRVGDRAGTPLEDLGVVPDERHRMTSRDLLEGNVDLMARAGELLKAQPVRELTIADLTRADGSLRLKLTTANLDRVDVYLDRRPRTSVDIPDGQADVTVPGATSARTVRVDGFARGELVASRSRPL, translated from the coding sequence ATGACCCGGGGTGAGCCGCAGGAGCCGGACCCCGACCACGGAGACATCATGGGCCGCGTCACCGCCGAAACCCCTCCCGAGTACCTCAGCCAGACCGCGGAACCGGTGCGCGAGCACCTGGCCGCCGCCACACAGCTCGAAACCTTCCTCCAGGGTGCGGGCACCCTCAGCCTGGAACAGCGGATGCTCCTCGTCGACCAGGCGCTCGTGCTGCTGGAGCAGAACTACGTACACCTGCCGTTGAAGGTCGCGATGCACGCGGTCAACCCCGTGCAGCGGCTGCGCCTCATCCGCCGGCAGCTGGAGCAGCAGACGGCGGCCACCATGCCGCCCGAGTGGATCTTCCACGCGGAGATGTCCAAGGTGTTCCACTCGGTCCGGGACCTGCACACCAACTACCAGCTGCCCGCGCCGTTCGCCGGGAAGATCGCCTTCCTGCCCTTCCGGGTCGAGGAGACCACCGACGGACCGCGGCCGCGCTTCCTGGTCACCCGCATCACCCAGGGCTTTTCCGCGCCGGGGTTCGCGCCGGGCGTCGAGATCACCCACTGGAGCGGCATCCCCATCGAGCAGGCCGTCGAGCTCAACGCCGCCCGGTTCGCCGGGAGCAACGTGGCGGCCCGCCGCAGCAGAGGCGTCCAGTCGCTGACGGTGCGCTCGCTCTCGGCCCATCTCCCTCCGTTCGAGGAGTGGGTGACCGTCAGCTACCAGGGCACCGACGGCACCGCGCGCGAGCTCCGCGAGAACTGGCAGATCGTGAACAACCTCCCGCCGATGGCCGGCCCGGTCGGTGAAGCCGCCCTCGTCATGGGCATGGACTACGAGGCCGACGAGATCAGCCGGGCCAACGTCATGCTCTTCGCCCCCCACGTCGTCGAGCAGCAGCAGGCCGTGGACTCGGGACAGGCCCCCGACTCGGCGGCGGGTGAGGTCGCGAGCACGATGCCGCAGGTGTTCACGGCCCGCACCGTGCAGACCCCCTCGGGCACTTTCGGGCACGTCCGCATCCACACCTTCTCGGTCGACAGCGCCGATGCCTTCGTCCAGGAGTTCGTCCGGCTCATCGGCCTGCTGCCCAAGAACGGTCTGATCGTCGACGTGCGCGACAACGGCGGCGGTCTGGTCTGGGCGTCGGAGCTCACGCTCCAGACCCTGACGCCGCGTCCGATCACGCCGGAACCGTTCCAGTTCGTCAACACCCCCCTCAACCTGCGCATCTGTCGCAGCAGCCGCAGCCTGAGCCCCTGGGTGCCGTCGATGGAGCAGGCGGTCGAGACCGGCGCCACCTTCTCCGCCGGCATCCCCCTCACCCCGGAGGCCCGCGCCAACGAGATCGGTCAGCAGTACTTCGGCCCGGTGGTCCTGATCACCAACGCCCGCTGCTACTCCGCCACCGACATCTTCGCGGCCGGCTTCCAGGACCACGGCATCGGCACCGTGCTGGGCACCGACGACAACACCGGAGCCGGCGGCGCCAACGTCTGGGGGCAGGGCCTGTTCCTCACGGACTTCCCGGTCGCCGCCTCGCCGTACCGGCCGCTGCCGAACGGAGCGGGCATGCGTGTGTCGATCCGCAGGTCCCTGCGCGTCGGCGACCGGGCCGGCACGCCCCTGGAGGACCTCGGCGTCGTACCGGACGAACGCCACCGGATGACGAGCCGGGACCTGCTGGAGGGCAACGTCGATCTGATGGCGCGGGCCGGTGAACTCCTCAAGGCCCAGCCCGTGAGGGAGTTGACCATCGCCGACCTCACGCGCGCCGACGGCTCGCTCCGCCTCAAGCTGACGACCGCCAACCTCGACCGCGTCGACGTCTACCTCGACCGGCGGCCGCGCACCTCGGTGGACATCCCCGACGGTCAGGCCGACGTCACGGTCCCGGGCGCCACCTCGGCCCGGACGGTGCGCGTGGACGGCTTCGCCCGGGGCGAGCTCGTCGCCAGCCGCAGCAGGCCGCTGTAG
- a CDS encoding DeoR/GlpR family DNA-binding transcription regulator: MTRKERWQTLLDLLVERGGLEVEPAAEALGVSAATIRRDLDQLAEQQLLVRTRGGAVLHGVSYELPLRYRTSRRAAEKRRISEAVAALITPGEVIGLTGGTTTTEVARALAARPDLAQGSPALTVVTNALNIAGELVIRPQFKIVLTGGVARPQSFELTGPLAEQVLGQLAVDTAVLGVDGFDPADGAATRHEDEASVNRLLCERARRVVIAADSSKLGVRAFARICATSSVDVLVTDTGLAAEVAQEFAAAGVEVLRV, translated from the coding sequence ATGACCCGCAAGGAACGCTGGCAGACACTGCTGGACCTGCTGGTGGAGCGGGGCGGGTTGGAGGTGGAACCGGCGGCGGAGGCCCTCGGCGTGTCCGCCGCGACCATCCGCCGGGACCTCGACCAGCTCGCCGAGCAGCAGCTGCTGGTCCGCACCCGCGGCGGGGCGGTCCTGCACGGGGTCAGCTACGAACTCCCGCTGCGCTACCGCACCTCGCGCCGCGCCGCCGAGAAGCGCCGGATCAGCGAGGCCGTGGCGGCCCTGATCACCCCGGGCGAGGTGATCGGCCTGACGGGCGGCACCACGACCACCGAGGTGGCGCGGGCGCTGGCCGCGCGCCCGGACCTGGCCCAGGGCTCGCCGGCGCTCACGGTGGTGACCAACGCCCTCAACATCGCGGGCGAGCTGGTGATCCGGCCGCAGTTCAAGATCGTTCTGACCGGGGGCGTCGCCCGCCCCCAGTCGTTCGAGCTGACGGGCCCGCTCGCCGAGCAGGTCCTCGGTCAGCTCGCCGTGGACACCGCGGTGCTCGGCGTGGACGGCTTCGACCCGGCGGACGGCGCGGCGACCCGGCACGAGGACGAGGCCTCGGTCAACCGCCTGCTGTGCGAGCGGGCCCGCCGGGTGGTGATCGCGGCCGACTCCAGCAAGCTGGGCGTGCGGGCCTTCGCCCGTATCTGCGCGACCTCGTCGGTGGACGTCCTGGTGACGGACACCGGCCTGGCGGCGGAGGTCGCGCAGGAGTTCGCGGCGGCGGGCGTGGAGGTACTGCGGGTGTGA
- a CDS encoding SIS domain-containing protein: MSHVAYELGTQPVCWERAAELAPARRAVLPQPGERTAIIGCGTSYYMAQAAAVLREEAGAGETDAFPASEFPRHRRYDRVVALTRSGTTTEVLDLLAGLRDAGVPTTAVVGDPATPVMTLADELVVLDFADEQSVVQTRFATTALTLLRAHVGLHTASVVADARTALTEPLPAELEGRGQFTFLGRGWSVGLAHEAALKMREASLSWAESYPAMEYRHGPISVSGPGTVTWSLGDAPDGLAEQVRATGSHWVAGRLDPLAELVRVHRLALAVAAHQQLDPDAPRHLTRSVILTTGEEAVR, translated from the coding sequence ATGAGTCACGTCGCGTACGAGTTGGGCACGCAGCCCGTTTGCTGGGAGCGGGCCGCCGAACTGGCCCCGGCCCGGCGGGCGGTGCTCCCGCAGCCGGGGGAGCGTACCGCGATCATCGGGTGCGGCACCTCGTACTACATGGCCCAGGCGGCCGCCGTGTTGCGTGAGGAGGCCGGAGCGGGGGAGACCGACGCCTTCCCCGCGTCGGAGTTCCCGCGCCACCGCCGCTACGACCGGGTCGTCGCCCTGACCCGGTCCGGCACCACCACCGAGGTACTGGACCTGCTGGCCGGGCTGCGGGACGCGGGCGTGCCCACGACCGCGGTCGTCGGGGATCCCGCCACCCCCGTCATGACCCTCGCCGACGAACTCGTCGTCCTCGACTTCGCCGACGAGCAGTCCGTCGTGCAGACCCGCTTCGCGACCACCGCCCTCACCCTGCTGCGCGCCCACGTCGGCCTGCACACCGCCTCCGTGGTCGCCGACGCCCGCACCGCCCTCACCGAGCCGCTGCCTGCCGAACTGGAGGGCCGGGGGCAGTTCACCTTCCTCGGCCGCGGCTGGAGCGTCGGCCTCGCCCACGAAGCCGCGCTGAAGATGCGCGAGGCCTCGCTGTCCTGGGCCGAGTCCTACCCGGCGATGGAGTACCGGCACGGGCCGATCAGCGTCTCGGGGCCCGGCACCGTCACCTGGTCGCTGGGCGACGCCCCCGACGGGCTCGCCGAACAGGTGCGCGCCACCGGCTCCCACTGGGTGGCCGGGAGGCTCGACCCGCTCGCCGAACTGGTCCGCGTGCACCGCCTCGCCCTCGCCGTCGCCGCCCACCAGCAGCTCGATCCGGACGCACCGCGCCACCTCACCCGCTCGGTGATCCTCACCACCGGAGAGGAGGCGGTCCGATGA
- a CDS encoding class II fructose-bisphosphate aldolase — MTLVPAGTLVLEAAASGRAVAAFNIITLEHAEAVVAGAEAAGLPVILQLSENAVKFRGGQLLPISRAAVACAEAAGVPVGLHLDHVKSPELLRQACDAGYSSVMYDAAQLPYAENLETTRSAADWAHANGLWIEAELGEVGGKNGAAPLDPHAPGARTDPDEARRFVADSGVDALAVAIGSSHAMTSRTAALDRALLARLAKTVDVPLVLHGSSGLPDAELAAAVAGGIRKVNIGTALNLAMTEAIRTHLTPADPRPYLTAARTAMTATARAMIGALN; from the coding sequence ATGACCCTCGTTCCCGCGGGCACGCTCGTCCTGGAGGCGGCCGCGAGCGGCCGCGCCGTCGCCGCCTTCAACATCATCACCCTGGAACACGCCGAAGCCGTCGTCGCCGGTGCCGAGGCGGCCGGGCTCCCGGTCATCCTGCAACTGAGCGAGAACGCCGTGAAGTTCCGCGGCGGACAGCTGCTGCCCATCTCCCGCGCCGCCGTCGCCTGCGCGGAGGCCGCCGGGGTCCCCGTCGGCCTGCACCTCGACCACGTCAAGAGCCCCGAGCTGCTCCGCCAGGCCTGCGACGCCGGATACAGCTCCGTGATGTACGACGCCGCGCAGCTCCCGTACGCCGAGAACCTGGAGACCACCCGCTCCGCCGCCGACTGGGCGCACGCCAACGGGCTGTGGATCGAGGCGGAGCTCGGCGAGGTCGGCGGCAAGAACGGCGCCGCGCCGCTCGACCCGCACGCGCCCGGCGCCCGTACCGACCCCGACGAGGCCCGGCGGTTCGTCGCCGACTCCGGGGTCGACGCGCTCGCCGTCGCCATCGGCAGCAGCCACGCGATGACCAGCCGGACCGCGGCCCTGGACCGCGCGCTGCTGGCCCGGCTGGCCAAGACGGTGGACGTGCCGCTCGTCCTGCACGGCTCCTCCGGGCTGCCGGACGCCGAACTGGCGGCGGCCGTCGCGGGCGGCATCCGCAAGGTCAACATCGGCACCGCGCTGAACCTGGCCATGACCGAAGCCATCCGCACGCACCTGACCCCGGCGGACCCCCGGCCGTACCTGACGGCGGCCCGGACGGCGATGACGGCGACGGCGAGGGCTATGATCGGCGCCCTCAACTGA
- a CDS encoding DinB family protein, with protein sequence MTSPRSRAEFFVEPERDQRFSGPATGDERRMLAAFLADHRATLELKCAGLGEELVRRSVEPSTLSLLGLVRHLADVERRWFRKVLAGQDAPPLFSSADDPDGDFDGAVSDPAAVEAAWEAWRTEVAFAERFAAEAPDLDVEAVDAWRGKVSLRWVLIHMVEEYARHNGHADLLRERIDGAVGI encoded by the coding sequence ATGACGAGCCCACGCAGCAGAGCGGAATTCTTCGTGGAACCCGAGCGGGACCAGCGCTTCAGCGGCCCCGCGACCGGGGACGAACGGCGGATGCTGGCCGCCTTCCTCGCGGACCACCGGGCGACCCTGGAGCTGAAGTGCGCGGGGCTGGGAGAGGAGTTGGTGCGGCGGTCCGTGGAACCGTCCACGCTGTCCCTGCTCGGGCTGGTGCGGCACCTGGCCGACGTGGAGCGCCGCTGGTTCCGCAAGGTCCTGGCGGGGCAGGACGCGCCGCCGCTGTTCTCCTCGGCGGACGATCCCGACGGGGACTTCGACGGAGCCGTGTCCGACCCCGCGGCCGTCGAGGCGGCGTGGGAGGCGTGGCGCACGGAAGTGGCCTTCGCCGAACGCTTCGCCGCCGAGGCGCCCGACCTCGACGTCGAGGCCGTCGACGCCTGGCGGGGGAAGGTGTCCCTGCGCTGGGTCCTGATCCACATGGTCGAGGAGTACGCCCGGCACAACGGGCACGCCGACCTGCTGCGCGAGCGGATCGACGGGGCCGTCGGCATCTGA
- a CDS encoding acyl-CoA dehydrogenase family protein: protein MHLEYTPEQQQLRTELRAYFAELVPEDVYARYEDPAAQKRFYRETIRRLGADGWLGVGWPKEYGGRGMTPMDQFIFFDEAAQAVVPLPLMALNTVGPTIMQFGTDEQKAYFLPRILAGEIDFAIGYSEPDAGTDLAALKCKAVREGDEETGTYVVNGQKIWTTNGDTADWVWLAVRTDPDAPAHKGITMLLVPTSDPGYSCTLINTLASHDTTASYYENIRVPANRRVGQENKGWRLITNQLNHERVTLAAHGTMAIRALHDVQRWASATKLADGRRVIDLSWVRGRLARTHARLDAMKLLNWQMVGAVQAGTLTPQDASAVKVYGSEARRDAYAWLMEVVGAAGSLKDGSAGAVLHGELERGYRSAVIFTFGGGNNEIQREIISWIGLGMPRVRR, encoded by the coding sequence GTGCACCTCGAATACACGCCTGAGCAGCAGCAGTTGCGCACCGAGCTGCGCGCCTACTTCGCCGAGCTGGTCCCTGAGGACGTCTACGCCCGTTACGAGGACCCGGCCGCGCAGAAGCGGTTCTACCGCGAGACCATCCGGCGGCTCGGCGCCGACGGCTGGCTCGGGGTCGGCTGGCCCAAGGAGTACGGCGGCCGCGGGATGACCCCGATGGACCAGTTCATCTTCTTCGACGAGGCCGCGCAGGCCGTCGTGCCGCTGCCGCTGATGGCGCTCAACACGGTCGGGCCGACCATCATGCAGTTCGGCACCGACGAGCAGAAGGCGTACTTCCTGCCCAGGATCCTCGCGGGCGAGATCGACTTCGCCATCGGCTACAGCGAGCCCGACGCCGGCACCGACCTCGCCGCGCTCAAGTGCAAGGCCGTCCGCGAGGGCGACGAGGAGACCGGCACGTACGTCGTCAACGGGCAGAAGATCTGGACGACCAACGGCGACACCGCCGACTGGGTCTGGCTCGCGGTGCGCACCGACCCGGACGCCCCCGCGCACAAGGGCATCACCATGCTCCTCGTGCCGACCTCGGACCCCGGCTACTCGTGCACCCTCATCAACACCCTCGCGTCGCACGACACCACCGCCAGCTACTACGAGAACATCCGCGTTCCGGCGAACCGCCGCGTCGGCCAGGAGAACAAGGGCTGGCGGCTGATCACCAACCAGCTCAACCACGAGCGCGTCACCCTGGCCGCGCACGGCACCATGGCCATCCGGGCCCTCCACGACGTCCAGCGCTGGGCGTCGGCGACCAAGCTCGCCGACGGCCGCCGCGTCATCGACCTCTCCTGGGTCCGCGGCCGCCTCGCACGCACCCACGCCCGCCTCGACGCGATGAAGCTGCTCAACTGGCAGATGGTGGGCGCGGTCCAGGCCGGCACCCTCACCCCGCAGGACGCCTCCGCGGTCAAGGTCTACGGCTCCGAGGCCCGCCGGGACGCCTACGCCTGGCTCATGGAGGTCGTCGGCGCGGCCGGTTCCCTCAAGGACGGCTCCGCCGGCGCGGTCCTGCACGGCGAACTCGAACGCGGCTACCGCAGCGCCGTGATCTTCACCTTCGGCGGGGGCAACAACGAGATCCAGCGCGAGATCATCTCCTGGATCGGCCTGGGCATGCCCCGCGTCCGCCGCTAG
- a CDS encoding DUF1622 domain-containing protein — protein MSIEVLPESWLSDAIDLLARIVESIGALIIFVGAVWAFGRFLAVLVKDHGRERKYNQIRLNLSRFIALGLEFQLAADVLRTAVAPTFTDIGQLAAIAAIRTALNYFLAKEIDRESAEVEQDRQETSKKDRQDQLPPA, from the coding sequence ATGTCTATCGAGGTGCTCCCGGAATCGTGGCTCAGCGACGCGATCGATCTCCTGGCACGCATCGTGGAGAGCATCGGCGCGTTGATCATCTTCGTCGGCGCCGTCTGGGCATTCGGCCGCTTCCTGGCGGTGCTGGTCAAGGACCACGGGAGGGAACGGAAGTACAACCAGATCCGCCTGAACCTCAGCAGGTTCATCGCGCTGGGGCTGGAGTTCCAGCTGGCGGCCGATGTTCTGCGCACGGCCGTGGCGCCGACTTTCACCGACATCGGACAACTCGCCGCGATTGCTGCGATCCGAACAGCGCTCAACTACTTCCTCGCCAAAGAGATCGACCGGGAAAGCGCGGAAGTCGAACAGGATCGCCAGGAGACGAGCAAAAAGGACCGCCAAGATCAACTGCCTCCCGCCTGA